CTGCGACCGATCCTCCTCGAGGATGTCGAACGAGCTGACGGAGCGAGCCGCCGTCGACCACCCCGGGTTGCCGCGCACGACGTGCGCACTGCCGTCGTCGAGGTCGAGGGACGTCACGACGAACGTGCGCCCTTGATGGACGTACACCGCGCCCGGGAAGACGCTCGAGTGGGCGCGCTCCCCGTCGACCGTGCCGAGCACGGCCCCGGTGCGCGACTCGACGATGCGCACGTCACTGCCGCCGTCGCCCCGCAACGAGACGTGGTCGCCGGGCCGGTCGTCGCGCGCCCAGTACCAGCCGCTCGGACGCCGACGCAGGACGCGCTGGGCGACGAGCGCCTCGACGAGCGGCCACATGTCCGCGCCGAAGAGAGCCTCGTCGGCGGCCGTCAGGGGCAGTTCGGCAGCGGCGCTCGCGAGCTGCGGCCCGAGCACGTACGGGTTGCTCGGATCGACGACGGTCGCCTCGACCGGGCGGTCGAAGAACACATCGGGATGATGGACGAGATAGGTGTCGAGCGGATCGTCGGCGGCGACGAAGACGGCGAGCGCGTCACGCCCCGAGCGCCCCGCCCGCCCGCTCTGCTGATGCAGCGACGCGACCGTCCCCGGCCACCCGGCGAGCAGGACGGCGTCGAGGCCGCTGACGTCGATGCCGAGCTCGAGCGCGCTCGTGGCGGCCACCCCGGCGAGGGTGCCGTCGCGCAGCCCGCATTCGACGGTGCGGCGTTCCTCGGGCAGGTAACCCCCGCGATAGGCAGCGACGAGGTCGGGGTCGAACCCGTGGTTCCACAGGCGGTTTCGCGCCATGTCGGCCATCACCTCGACACCCACACGCGAGCGCGCGAACGCGAGCGTCTGCACGCCGCGCCCGACCAGTTCGCCGAACAAGTCGGCCGTTTCGGCGACGGCACTACGACGCCCGAGGTCTTCGACTGTGAGGCCATCGTCCGCGCCGCCTTCCTGGGCGGCGCCACGATCCTGGGCAGAGCCAGGAGCAGCCTGGGCCGCGTCGCCATCCCGCGCGGCGTCGCCATCCTCGTCGCTCATCGCATCTGTGGCTGCCGCCACGGCCTCACCCATGGCCTCTGCCGCGCCCGGGGGCGGGCCGGGCTCCCACAGCGCGAACGTCAGGGCTGGGCTCGGCGAGCCGTCGTCGGTGACGGCGTCGACGTCGAGGCCTGTCAGAGCGCGGGCGTGTGCGGCGGGTTCACCGGAGGTCGCGGAGGCGAGCACGAACGTCGGGTGACTGCCGTAGCGCGCGGCGACACGGCGCAGACGTCGGATGACGCCGGCCGTGTGGGCGCCGAACACGCCGCGATAGACATGGCACTCGTCGATGACGACGAGGCGCAGCGAGCGCCAGAAGATCGACCAGCGTTCGTGAGCGGGCAGCATCGAGTGGTGGAGCAGATCCGGGTTGGTCAGGATGATGCCGGCGTGGTCGCGGATCCAGCGTCGCTCGTCCGGGGGAGTGTCACCGTCGAGCGTCGCGATGCGTGCGCCCGGGATGGCGAGAGCGTCGAGGCGCGCGCGTTGGTCGGCGGCGAGCGCCTTCGTGGGCGAGAGGTAGAGCGTCGTGGCTCCGCGGATCGCCGCGAGCGCGCTGACGGGCGGGTCGCCGGGGCGGCGCGCGAAGTCGGCGCCGTCGACGGCAGCCGTCAGCATCGGCACCTGGTAGGCGAGCGACTTGCCCGAGGCGGTTCCGGTCGCGACGACGACGTGGCGGCGCTCGAACACAGCGTCGAGTGCGGTTCGTTGATGCGACCACAGATGGTGGATTCCCTTGCCCTCGAACGCAGCTCGAACCGCAGGCGCCACCGCGTCGGGCCACTCGGCGAGCGAGGCCTCACGGGCGGGGCGCGTGCGCACGTGGGTGACACCACCGGTGCCGGCGTCACGCAGCGCGTCGAGCCATTGCTCGGGGCCCGCACCGTCAGTGCGCGTGACCGCAGAACTCATGCGCACCCTCCACCCTGGATCTCACCTCGAAGGAGATGAATGTGAAATCAACTTGCATTGACTTTTCGGCTTCCTGTGACAAAACTGAATTCCCAGAGAGCAGGCCTCGCCTGCGCCAGGATGAACCGTCGAGCAGCAGGAGCCCGGGCCGCGTGGAACTCAGAGTGAACCTTCGCCGGGACGACGGCATAGCCGTCATCGCCTTCGCCGGGGAGGTGGATGTGTACACCGCCCCCGTTCTGCGGGACGCCATCTCGAAGGTACTCGCCGCCGGTGACAAGGCGATGGTCGTCGACATGAGCGAGGTCAGCTTCCTCGACTCGACCGGCCTCGGTGTGCTCGTGGGGCGCCTCAAGGCCGTGCGGATGCTCGAGGGGGTCATGCGGGTCGTCATCACCAATCCCCGGGTGCTCCGCAACTTCCAGATCACCGGCCTCGAGAAGATCTTCACCATCGATTCCACCGCCGCTGACGCCGTCGCGGCGGTCAAGGCGGGCGCCTGACGCTCCGCCGGCGCGCGCCGGTCCTCATGGGGTCGGCGGCGTGCACCAGGTCAACGTCATACTGGGGTCATGTCTTCCCCGGCCCCTCACGTCGACGATTCCACGCGCGATCAGCTCGTCGCTCTGCGCGCTGACCTCGCTGCGGCGCCCTACACCGTCGAGGCGGTCGCCGACGTCCTCGGCCCGAGTGCGTCGGCCGCGCTGCACCGCGAACAGCCGACGGCTGCTCGCCGCATCCTGGCCGACGACGACAGTCCTGTCGCGACGATGGTGGCACTGTTCACGCTCGGTGGGCGTATGAGTCCGGCGCGGATCGAGGCGGCCTTCCCCGCCGCGGGGGTCGACGGTCTCACGGCGCTCGGGCTGCTCGCCGACGACGACACCCTCGAGCAGATGCGCGGAGACGGGGACGACCGCATTCTCGTCGCTACATGCGACCTGCGCCCGTACGGCGACGAGACGTCGTCATGGTGGCTGGCATCGGATCTCTCGGAGATCGCGACGGGCCAGGTGCTCGAACCCGATCATGTGCTCGGCATCGGTGGCGCGTCGACGACCCTCGCAAGATGGACCCCGCGACGCACCGTCCGCACCGCCCTCGACCTCGGCACCGGCTGCGGTGTTCAGGCCGCGCACCTCGCGGGCCACGTCGAGCACATCGTCGCCTCGGACCTCGCGACACGCGCGCTCGCCTTCGTCTGCTTCAACGCCGCTCTCAACGATCTCGACGTCGAGGTGCTCGCCGGTTCGATGCTCGAACCGGTCGCCGGCCGCCGATTCGACCTCATCGTGAGCAACCCGCCGTTCGTCATCACGCCGCGTCGCCCCGGCATGCCCGAGTACGAGTACCGCGACGGCGGTGCGGTGGGTGACGCCGTCGTGCGCAA
This region of Dermacoccus nishinomiyaensis genomic DNA includes:
- a CDS encoding DUF7059 domain-containing protein, whose protein sequence is MSSPAPHVDDSTRDQLVALRADLAAAPYTVEAVADVLGPSASAALHREQPTAARRILADDDSPVATMVALFTLGGRMSPARIEAAFPAAGVDGLTALGLLADDDTLEQMRGDGDDRILVATCDLRPYGDETSSWWLASDLSEIATGQVLEPDHVLGIGGASTTLARWTPRRTVRTALDLGTGCGVQAAHLAGHVEHIVASDLATRALAFVCFNAALNDLDVEVLAGSMLEPVAGRRFDLIVSNPPFVITPRRPGMPEYEYRDGGAVGDAVVRNLVRDVGAHLEPGGVAQFLGNWEMRDGETFEDVWERWLDGVDLDALVVQREVQDPCEYAELWARDGGAPVGSPEYDAMYSAWLDDFAARGVERIGFGIITLQRPAEPRPRFTDLLDERGSVAAAMGPTIDAGLAARAWMARVGDDAVLDSFWQAAPDVTEERHTKPGASDPSVIMIRQGGGFGMSIQADTVLAAFLSVCDGSMTARTALEAIATLVDVPADDAVRGTLPLLKRLVANGFLTRVER
- a CDS encoding STAS domain-containing protein; the encoded protein is MELRVNLRRDDGIAVIAFAGEVDVYTAPVLRDAISKVLAAGDKAMVVDMSEVSFLDSTGLGVLVGRLKAVRMLEGVMRVVITNPRVLRNFQITGLEKIFTIDSTAADAVAAVKAGA
- a CDS encoding DEAD/DEAH box helicase, producing the protein MSSAVTRTDGAGPEQWLDALRDAGTGGVTHVRTRPAREASLAEWPDAVAPAVRAAFEGKGIHHLWSHQRTALDAVFERRHVVVATGTASGKSLAYQVPMLTAAVDGADFARRPGDPPVSALAAIRGATTLYLSPTKALAADQRARLDALAIPGARIATLDGDTPPDERRWIRDHAGIILTNPDLLHHSMLPAHERWSIFWRSLRLVVIDECHVYRGVFGAHTAGVIRRLRRVAARYGSHPTFVLASATSGEPAAHARALTGLDVDAVTDDGSPSPALTFALWEPGPPPGAAEAMGEAVAAATDAMSDEDGDAARDGDAAQAAPGSAQDRGAAQEGGADDGLTVEDLGRRSAVAETADLFGELVGRGVQTLAFARSRVGVEVMADMARNRLWNHGFDPDLVAAYRGGYLPEERRTVECGLRDGTLAGVAATSALELGIDVSGLDAVLLAGWPGTVASLHQQSGRAGRSGRDALAVFVAADDPLDTYLVHHPDVFFDRPVEATVVDPSNPYVLGPQLASAAAELPLTAADEALFGADMWPLVEALVAQRVLRRRPSGWYWARDDRPGDHVSLRGDGGSDVRIVESRTGAVLGTVDGERAHSSVFPGAVYVHQGRTFVVTSLDLDDGSAHVVRGNPGWSTAARSVSSFDILEEDRSQTWGAVGVHYGTIRVRTQVTSFLRRLPSGEVIGEHPLDLPERTLMTKGVWWTVPEEHLLDAGVTPESAPGALHAAEHCSIGLISLVAQGDRWDVGGVSTALHPDTDMPTVVVYDALPGGSGFAERAYERAATWLRATQDAIVSCGCEHGCPACIQSPKCGNGNSPLDKAGALTLLECVLADAPDDDSRRLEGG